The genomic interval ACTGACCTGGAAAGGCCCAGTGGTTCCAAAATAGAAATAAGAGCAAACATGAAAGTCTtctgaaaacagaagaaaggagtGGAAATTACTCTTCAGTTATAGCTGAGAATGCACATGGATTCTCATACTGAAAACCTTGGGAACCTGAAATGAACAACCCTAAGATGATCCAAAAATGGCTAATGAATACTTCCTTCTACCAATACTGTTTCTTTCTCAGTGTGTCTTAGGCACTTTTATTCAGGTCACTTATGCCAACTTCAAAGGAAGGATTGTAAATTTTCCCCAGAAACATGCCAGAAAAGATGTTACTAAAGATTGTTTATCAGGTAATGAAACTAAACCTTGTAAACAGGAAGCCCAGAAAGGCTTCCTGGTGCCTGCGCCATGTGGCAGAAAGCCGTTTTTGTTCCCTTTGGAGCCTCTTGAGCTTTGGGTCACTTACCAGAAATGGCCAGCTGCTGGATCTTAAACTGCAGGTTAATTGTGGGGTTTTCATCTGGTTTGGAAGCTCCAGCCTGAAGACTCATGGTCCCCTTCAAACTTGGTAGCttttgtggatttatttttccTACATCCCAAGACAGcatcttcaaaaaaaataaaaatggagaagtGGTCTTTCCAAAAAATAGTTACAGCAGAATCCTGCATTTGAGGTGGCTGAGATCTAAACTCAGGGCACCTGTCCACAACATTATAAGCTGCCTCTGGATATCTTTCCATTGAGAATCCTATGTGTTACTGTTAAGTTACCTGGCAGGAGAAAACAAGGTCCCTTTGACTCATCTCACCTTCCAAACAAGGTCTAGAGTCTACACAGAGAACCTGCAGACTGGTTTCTGCTTAACATCAGCAATTCAAGATGTCCTGCTCATCCCTACCTTTGTGACTGGGTCGAATGTGTGTGTCCCCTGTGATGGAGTAAGGCTCATGTTCAGGACCCCCTTGGGCATCTGGCTGGTGACAGTCACTCCCTCGATGGTCTTCCCCATCGTCTGCTTGGGTCCCACTGTTATTTCAAAGCGTCCATGGGAACTACTGTCCCGGAAACTGATGTTATGTTTGACATACACTGGGATTGCAACCAGACTGGAAATGAGAGACAAAGAGTCATTTCATTCGTGCACTGGGAAAATGGTAGTTCTTCCTTTCACATGATGCTTTTTCTGCCCTGTGGGTAGCTTCTTCTCCCTTAACTATGTCCTtactttttatctgaaaaaataaacagaaaaaaaccccagtaatctaattttttctttttgaaaagctACTGTCTAGTAACTAAATTAACTTTTCTAATGACTCtgaataatataaacaaaatcaaaaagtATACTATGACAAAGGCATAATGTACAAAAATGTATTGTCATTATGTCTCTATGTTTTTAACTTGTAACATGTGACCAATCATCATTTGCACTGGGGAGTATAATATTCATAGCTCATGgaccttttataatttctttttttttttttttttttgagatagggtctggctcggtcagcctggttggagtgcagtggcacgatcatagctcactgcagcctcgacctaccaggctcaagtgatcctcccacaactgcctcctgagtagctgggaccacaggcacacaccatcacaccctgctaatttttacttttttttttttttttttgtagagacaaggtttggccatgttgcccgtgctggtctcaaactcctgggctcaagtgatcctcttgtctctataatttttttagaaTGCTTTCATCTGACGTCATCTGGTCCTTACAAAAACCCCATAAGGTAGGGTAGGCTGTCATGATTTGACAGAAGAAAAGGATTCAGAGAAGTCACGGAATAACCCTGAAGTAATAACAGttcctaacatttattgagtacttcctGTTTGCCAGTCACTATGCTAAATGGTTTCTATCCATTTAACTCCTACCGTGTTTAATCCTCCCAATAAGTATGAAGTAGATACTGCTACTGTAACTATGCAGTAGGTACTGATTTTATAGATGAATACTGATGTCCTTATACTTAActgagattaagtaacttgcccaaggttctaAGTACTGAAGATGGGGTTTAAGTCCAGGGAGTCTGATTCCAGAGGCTTTGACCTCAAGCACTCAGATATTTTCCCAAATGATTCATTCCACGTCACACGGGAAGGGACTGGTGGCTCTGAGGCCTCCTGACTCTCTTCTGTCTGCATACCTTATACTATACAAAACTGCTTCCAAAAGCCTTTAGATTCCAAATAAAAGAGAATGTTCAAGACCAAAAATCACTGTGTTTTATGCTTTTTCATAGCATAACTTAATGCTTCTTTTAGACCAGGGACATTGAACACAGTATGCCCAGATTCTGATTTGAGAAAATAATGTTCTTGTTCAGacacataacaacaacaaaaataacagcaaaCTTAATGAGCACTTCTTTGTGTTAAGCACTATTCAGAGTCTCTTATTCAATCTTCAGAACAaggtacttttattattttcaatttacagatgagaaaagagatACACAGGGGTTAAGCAACTCACCCGAGGTTACCCAATTAGTAACCACAGAGGCTGGAATGTGAACCCAGGTAACTCTAGAGCCTGAGTTCTTAATCACCACAGATACGGTTtccacatacatgtacatacacagaTTCCATTCTTAATTATAAGAGCTGCTTACTTCTGTGCACTGACATGGTAAGACAGCAGGCGGAAGTTTCCATCAGGAGGGATGAAGGAGAGGATGCGCTCAGATTCCCAGCGCTTGAAACGAACACAAGGATGGAAGCTGACATCATCCAACAACCTAGGGTTCTACAGTCATCAGGAGAGGAGAAGCAAGAAGTGGGCATTAAACACCTGCAGTACTTTCAGGAAAGCAATTTAAATgctgtttttaattaaaacacaccacacacacacacacagaaatcatGTAGTAACTTCTAGAAAATTCAAGCCCGAGACAAGCTTCGTGGCTGTCCTAATTATTTATtcttgttctattccattcccacTACTCTGTCTTTCCAGCAGCATTTAACTTCTCATCCCAAGAACTTAATCTCTGGCCCAGGATTTTACCATGAAGGAAAGTGTAAGGTCTGGCATGCCAGTCAGCTTGACACAGGCATCAATCACCCCCTGGATCTCAGCAGTAATTGtggagcctgagacaggaataAGACAAAAAGAACACAGATTACTGAATACTTCTCTGTCCTTCTCAACAAACTtatctcctccctccttctcttcctctctccctcaccttcctctctctccctccccttcctctctctccctttctttccttctgcctaGCCATCCAATTCATTTATacaatccatctatccatcattcTGAACACTTATCAACTGCACATCAAGTATGAGACACTACGGTGAGGTAAcggtgataaaaagattaatgAAGTAGTTATTAGCCTAAAGGAGTTGTCAGTCTAGTATCAGAATTAAACAGAGCATCATTATTTTAGCCAATGGTTCAGAAAATTTCCTATCAGAAACTGTTCTCCCTAAGGTCACCAATGAGCTCTGCTGCTAAAGTGAGTGGTCACTCCCGGTCTCTTATTCTACACTTCCTCTATGTGGCATGTGTCACTGTCAATCACTTCTACCTTCTCAAACATCCCTCCCTCCTAACCTCTCCTGGTGTCCTCCTATTTTCCCAGCTCCTCTTCCTCAGTGTCTTCGGCAGGTTCTCTTTCTTTGCACATCCCTTAAATGCTTTTTCAGTTCTGaacttctattttctttcactttacaCACTCTCCTGGGTTATTTTACCTACTTCCCAAGGCTTCAATGTTCATTTACAGCCCATTATTACCTATTCTTTTTTCAAGTTCAGCCCCACTCCTGCCTAATggacatctccacttggatgaCACTGAGGCACATGTCAGAAATGAGTCCATTCTCTCATGCCCTGAACCCGGTGCTCCCATTTCCAAATCTGTGTGATGGCACCATCTATCCTGCTGCCTAAGCCAGAAACACAGATGCATCCCTGACGATGTCCACTTCCCCCGCCCACATCCAGCCAATGATCAGCTCCTTTCTTTTCGAGGACTCACCTCTCTCTGGTCTGTGCATTCCTCTCTGTCCTCATTGCACTATGGACGTCTATGTTTTGGGCCTGGATTTCAGCCTCGTAGCTGCTCCCTGCCTTCAGGCCCACCCCACTTCAGGCCATTCTTCACACAGCAGCCAGACTCATCGCTCTAAACTACAAGTCTCATCAAGTCATTCCCAACTTAAAACTCTTCAATCACTCACATCTGCCCTCCTTAAACTGGCAGGCAAGGTTCTTCATGATCTGGccatatatattttagtttttcgtTGAGGTAAacagtaaaatgtaaaaatcttaaagtgtacagctcaatgaatttttaaatatatatatatttatgcaaataCTAGCTACAGCAAGATACGGGACATTTTCAGCATCCAAGCGCTCCCTCTTACCCATCCCAGGTAATTCACATCCCCAAAATTCTGACTTCTATTACCTTAGACTAAATTGCATCTGTTTTCAAACTTCATATACATGTAATCCCACTGTCTATAATCTTATGCATCTGATTTTTTGCTCAATATTGTGATGTTTGCGCATACTTTGCTCCCAAATCCACACATCTTAATAACTTCATTTCAATCCACCGATGAAGCATAAACACCCCCACCTCTCTGTTGCACTTTGCCCAGGGGTGGGTACCTCTCATATGCTCCACCTTTttacctttctctctccctcactaGACTTAACTTCTGCAGCCACAGACTATGTCTTATTCATCATCAAGTGCCCACTATCTAGCACTGTGCTATGATGCAAGTTTTCAGTAAACATCTGTTGAATTTAATAAGTTCACTAATGTGAAAAGgactttttacaatttttttctttttaattaaagacaggatctcactatgttgcccaggctagagtgcagctaTTATTCACAgccataatcatagctcactgcagtctccaactactgggcttaagtgatcctctcacctcagcctcccaataatTGGGACTATAGGCTCATACCATCATGACTGGCTTCTACAAATTCTGAAGCTCCAGGACTTCTAGTCATATTTACCTAATTCAGAACACATAGAAAAGGCAGCTCCCTGAATTTTGTGATTACAACTTTAGTTCTGCCATCAGAACTGGGAGCCAAATACTTTCGAGAAGGAAATTTAATCAATAAGAAATCAATTtgttacttctttctcttttttttttttttttttttttttcttttttttgagacagggtcttgctgttgtccaggctggagtgcagtgtcatgatcagggcttactgcaacctcaacttcccaggctcaagcaatcctcctacctcagcccctcaCAAAgttaggaatacaggcatgcacaactatgctcaggtaatttttttcactttttgtggagatggggtctcactatgttgctcagggtctcactatgttgctcaggctggtcttaaactcctgggctcaagcaatcctcccgcctcagcttcccaaagtgctgggattacaggcgtgagtcactacaTCTGGCCTGttacttctcttttttattcaagAGGATAAGACCAATAAAGCAAGTAAAAGTATGAAATAAAACCTGGTCTGCATCATAATATTAACGTCCATTCCCagtacccagcacagtgcctggcacaaagtaggcacTAAATTAAAGTGGATGACCTTGAATGGGGGTTAATTCTGAAACTACAAGCATTATATGAAAGAGGTCCCtttctattttcatatttctgaGAACATATTAAAAGCACCTACCTGATTTATCAATAATTGCATCAATCTCTTCAATCACATCAAAATAGGCCTCATTGTTGGTGTATTTCACCCCAGTCCGTCGCCAAGGCACCACTGACAGCTGCCCAGTGGGAAGCTGGTCACCCACATTCGTGCTTCCTGAGGCAATTAATATTACTGTATTTTAACACCATTTTGACTCTAGAAACCACAGAACACCTCCCTAGAAGTTTCTATGCTCCCACTATTCATGCACTCAATTGAAGAATTTTTCAAACAGAAGATGAGGTTTTTCCCAACTTCTATATGGGGTAACctagtctatttttaaaacttcttgttGCCATCTGGTCTGCCTTTTCAAACGGAATAAAGGTTTAAGAAAAAGTTACCTGAGAAACAGATATCATATTTTGGTTTTGAAAGTAACCTGAACTTAGTATGTCAGATGCAGCTTAAATAATGTATTGGCTTTCAGTAGAGTTCGTAATCTACATATCGATATAAAAATTTCATGGGTAAAAACAGTATTTGAGCCTGAGATAGGTTCTTAGGTACATTTATGGTAGGTATTAAAATGTACATATCAATATGATCTGTCTCATTCCTAAGTTCCAACACTGAAACTTAGGAAAAGAACACAAAGTTGATCTCTCCCTGTCTTTAAGAATTGTAGATCAATTCCTTCACTTGGTTTTTCCTTTACAggcataaacttttttttaatttaaaaggttttatactgacataataaaatacattaatttaaattctattTCCTTCTTCCATTACCTGGatccttttattttctgtctttaaaaaaaatttttttagatagagtcttgctctatcgcccaggctggagtacagtggtgcagtcttggcttactgcaacctctgccttccaggttcaaacaattctcctgcctcagcctcccgagtagctgggactacaggcgcgtgccaccacatccggctaatttttgtatttttagtagagacggggtttcactatgttggccaggctggtcttgaactcctgacctaatgatccacccaactcggcctcccaaagtgctgggattacagacgtgagccaccgtgcccacctaaaaaatttttttaagagatagggttttcctatgttgcccatgctggagttcagtggctattcacaggcacagtcat from Gorilla gorilla gorilla isolate KB3781 chromosome 7, NHGRI_mGorGor1-v2.1_pri, whole genome shotgun sequence carries:
- the AP3M2 gene encoding AP-3 complex subunit mu-2 isoform X2; translation: MIHSLFLINSSGDIFLEKHWKSVVSRSVCDYFFEAQERATEAENVPPVIPTPHHYLLSVYRHKIFFVAVIQTEVPPLFVIEFLHRVVDTFQDYFGVCSEPVIKDNVVVVYEVLEEMLDNGFPLATESNILKELIKPPTILRTVVNTITGSTNVGDQLPTGQLSVVPWRRTGVKYTNNEAYFDVIEEIDAIIDKSGSTITAEIQGVIDACVKLTGMPDLTLSFMNPRLLDDVSFHPCVRFKRWESERILSFIPPDGNFRLLSYHVSAQNLVAIPVYVKHNISFRDSSSHGRFEITVGPKQTMGKTIEGVTVTSQMPKGVLNMSLTPSQGTHTFDPVTKMLSWDVGKINPQKLPSLKGTMSLQAGASKPDENPTINLQFKIQQLAISEDFHVCSYFYFGTTGPFQVSSL
- the AP3M2 gene encoding AP-3 complex subunit mu-2 isoform X4, which gives rise to MLDNGFPLATESNILKELIKPPTILRTVVNTITGSTNVGDQLPTGQLSVVPWRRTGVKYTNNEAYFDVIEEIDAIIDKSGSTITAEIQGVIDACVKLTGMPDLTLSFMNPRLLDDVSFHPCVRFKRWESERILSFIPPDGNFRLLSYHVSAQNLVAIPVYVKHNISFRDSSSHGRFEITVGPKQTMGKTIEGVTVTSQMPKGVLNMSLTPSQGTHTFDPVTKMLSWDVGKINPQKLPSLKGTMSLQAGASKPDENPTINLQFKIQQLAISGLKVNRLDMYGEKYKPFKGIKYMTKAGKFQVRT
- the AP3M2 gene encoding AP-3 complex subunit mu-2 isoform X3, which produces MQEGKIGPGLERWDYFGVCSEPVIKDNVVVVYEVLEEMLDNGFPLATESNILKELIKPPTILRTVVNTITGSTNVGDQLPTGQLSVVPWRRTGVKYTNNEAYFDVIEEIDAIIDKSGSTITAEIQGVIDACVKLTGMPDLTLSFMNPRLLDDVSFHPCVRFKRWESERILSFIPPDGNFRLLSYHVSAQNLVAIPVYVKHNISFRDSSSHGRFEITVGPKQTMGKTIEGVTVTSQMPKGVLNMSLTPSQGTHTFDPVTKMLSWDVGKINPQKLPSLKGTMSLQAGASKPDENPTINLQFKIQQLAISGLKVNRLDMYGEKYKPFKGIKYMTKAGKFQVRT
- the AP3M2 gene encoding AP-3 complex subunit mu-2 isoform X1, which codes for MIHSLFLINSSGDIFLEKHWKSVVSRSVCDYFFEAQERATEAENVPPVIPTPHHYLLSVYRHKIFFVAVIQTEVPPLFVIEFLHRVVDTFQDYFGVCSEPVIKDNVVVVYEVLEEMLDNGFPLATESNILKELIKPPTILRTVVNTITGSTNVGDQLPTGQLSVVPWRRTGVKYTNNEAYFDVIEEIDAIIDKSGSTITAEIQGVIDACVKLTGMPDLTLSFMNPRLLDDVSFHPCVRFKRWESERILSFIPPDGNFRLLSYHVSAQNLVAIPVYVKHNISFRDSSSHGRFEITVGPKQTMGKTIEGVTVTSQMPKGVLNMSLTPSQGTHTFDPVTKMLSWDVGKINPQKLPSLKGTMSLQAGASKPDENPTINLQFKIQQLAISGLKVNRLDMYGEKYKPFKGIKYMTKAGKFQVRT